From the genome of Miscanthus floridulus cultivar M001 chromosome 10, ASM1932011v1, whole genome shotgun sequence, one region includes:
- the LOC136490191 gene encoding long chain base biosynthesis protein 2a, which translates to MVRLPYTTALTTLFSYGLLFAFGQLRDFFRKFVDWFKAKNVKGYAPICLGLEDFYVRRLYLRIQDCFGRPIASAPDSWFDVVERTSNDNNKTLQCTSNTTRCLNLGSYNYLGFAAADEYCTPRVIESLKKYSASTCSVRVDGGTTKLHAELEELAARFVGKPAAILFGMGYVTNSAIIPCLIGKGGLIISDSLNHNSIVNGARGSGATVRVFQHNSPAHLEEVLREQIAGGQPRTHRPWKKIIVIVEGIYSMEGELCKLPEIIAVCKKYKAYTYLDEAHSIGAVGQSGRGVCELLGVDPADVDIMMGTFTKSFGSCGGYIAASKEIIQHLKQSCPAHLYATSMSPPAVQQVISAIKVILGEDGSNRGAQKLARIRENSNFFRSELKKMGFEVLGDNDSPVMPIMLYNPAKIPAFSRECLRQKVAVVTVAFPATPLLLARARICISASHTREDLMKALDVISRVGDLVGIKYFPAEPPKIAEADHDKLE; encoded by the exons ATGGTGAGGCTGCCGTACACGACGGCGCTGACCACGCTGTTCAGCTACGGGCTGCTCTTCGCCTTCGGCCAGCTCAGGGATTTCTTCCGCAAGTTCGTCGACTGGTTCAAGGCCAAGAACGTCAAG GGGTACGCACCGATCTGCCTGGGCCTGGAGGATTTCTATGTGCGGCGCCTGTACCTGCGGATCCAG GATTGCTTTGGTAGGCCGATCGCAAGTGCACCAGATTCATGGTTTGATGTTGTTGAGCGCACCTCAAATGACAATAACAAGACATTACA GTGTACCTCAAATACCACCAGGTGCCTCAACCTGGGCTCCTACAACTACCTTGGCTTTGCTGCAGCAGATGAGTACTGCACACCACGCGTTATTGAGTCTCTCAAGAAATACTCAGCAAGCACCTGCAGTGTCCGTGTCGATGGCG GTACGACCAAGCTTCACGCTGAGCTGGAGGAGTTGGCTGCGCGTTTTGTTGGAAAGCCTGCTGCTATCCTATTTGGCATGGGTTATGTTACAAACTCTGCCATCATTCCCTGCCTAATTGGAAAG GGTGGGCTGATAATTAGTGACTCTCTGAATCATAACTCAATTGTCAATGGCGCGAGAGGATCCGGTGCAACTGTTAGGGTTTTCCAGCATAACT CCCCTGCTCATTTGGAAGAGGTCCTGAGAGAGCAGATAGCTGGTGGTCAACCACGGACACACAGACCATGGAAGAAGATCATTGTCATTGTTGAGGGTATCTATAGCATGGAAGGGGAGCTGTGTAAACTCCCTGAGATTATAGCTGTCTGCAAGAAATACAAG GCTTACACATATCTGGATGAGGCCCATAGCATTGGTGCTGTTGGGCAGTCTGGCCGCGGTGTTTGTGAACTCCTTGGGGTTGACCCAGCTGATGTAGATATAATGATGGGTACTTTCACCAAGTCTTTTGGATCATGTGGTGGATATATTGCCGCATCAAAG GAGATAATTCAGCACCTGAAGCAGAGTTGTCCGGCCCATCTGTATGCTACTTCCATGTCACCACCAGCAGTCCAACAAGTTATCTCTGCCATTAAAGTTATCCTTGGGGAGGATGGCTCCAACAGAG GTGCCCAAAAACTTGCACGCATCCGCGAGAACAGTAATTTCTTCAGGTCAGAACTCAAGAAGATGGGTTTTGAGGTTCTTGGTGACAATGACTCTCCTGTCATGCCCATAATGCTCTACAATCCGGCAAAGATTCCTGCATTCTCTAGGGAGTGCCTTAGACAAAAG GTTGCTGTTGTTACCGTGGCATTTCCTGCgacacctcttcttcttgctagggCACGAATCTGCATTTCTGCTTCACACACTAGGGAGGACCTGATGAAAGCCCTTGAT GTTATCAGCAGAGTTGGTGACCTTGTAGGCATCAAGTACTTCCCTGCAGAACCACCAAAGATCGCTGAAGCTGATCATGATAAGCTGGAGTAG